Within the Deltaproteobacteria bacterium genome, the region TTCAAAACGGGTGAAATTATTATAGAAGAAATCAGGGCGTCGGTAAATGAAGCAAAAATGCGGCATTCACTTCTTGGTATGACTTTTTTTAAAAGATTGAAAAGCTATGAAGTGAAAGATGATGTGCTGACTCTGCATTGGGACGGGAAGTAAAGTAGGTTGGATTGAAGATTAACTCGTTCCCGAGCTCCGGCTTGGGAATGCAATTGATAAAAAGCTCCAGCTTTTAAAATCCCATGAGAGTAAGGAATAAATTAAAAGATAAAGGAGGCTTTTGCAAAACTCTTTGTCATCCCCGAAATGTTCAATCGGGGATATGGTTTTCTGTAACAAAACACCATATCCCCGCTTATACCCCAAGGGCACTTTGTCACTGCGTTCGGGCGTGCGGGAATGACAATTATTATTACTTTTTGCATGAGCCTCAAAAGCATCATTTTTAACATTAGTATTCATTATAATCCAGTTAAGCAGGGACATGTGGACAAATCGGATGATTGGTTTTATTAAGGTGTGAAGGTTTAAAGCAGAGCTTCTTATGCACTAGCGTTGTTCCCAAGCTGGAGCTTGGGAACGAGTTGAAAAACCTCATAAAATAAGAAACCTTTTAGTTCATAATTTATCTTATAAAATGCTTTCATATTAAAACCGGACAATATCGTACTGTTATATCCGTACTTATATACACTGCTTGTAGTGAAGTGTTTGGCAGTCAATTTAAATAACCCTTTTCATAAGCACAGATCATGAAAAAATTTAAAAACAACATTCTTATTCTCTTTGCACATCCGGCATTACAAAATTCCCGGGTCAACAGGGAACTTATCAAGTTTGTCACAGACCTCGATGGAGTCACATTCCATGATCTTTACGAGCTATATCCCGATTTCCACATAGATGTTAAACACGAACAGAATCTACTGCTGGAAAAGGATATTATCGTCTTCCATCATCCGCTCTTATGGTTCAGCGTCCCGGCAATATTAAGAGAGTGGATGGATCTCGTTCTTCAGCATATGTGGGCATACGGTAAAACGGGAATGGCCCTGAAAGGGAAAAAGCTCTTTAACGTTATCACCGTGGGAGGCAGAGAGTCTCTCTTTCAGCATGAGGGCTATCATGGTAATACAATGATTGAGTTTCTTGCGCCAATACGGCAGGCTAGTCGTGTGTGCGGAATGGATTATCTACCGCCTTTTGTTGTCTATGGAACACGTACGATCACAAAGGAGGAGATAAAAAAACAGGGAGAGAACTATCAGAAAATCATATTATCTCTCCGTGACGGCACCTTGGATCTTGATGCCCTACAGTCACAGCAAAAATTTAACCAGAATATAGAAAGCATAATTACTACCTAAAGGACGATTCATTGCAAGAAGACGGTTTATTTTTTCAGGCATTTGTCTATCTATCTGCTGCGGTCATATCAGTCCCTGTTGCAAAGCGGCTCGGACTCGGTTCCGTTCTCGGCTACCTCATCGCCGGTTTTGCCATCGGCCCCTTCGGCTTTCAGCTAATCGGAGAAGAAGGGCAGGATGTGATGCACTTTGCCGAATTCGGCGTTGTGATGATGCTCTTTCTCATCGGTCTTGAACTGCAACCGTCGCTCTTGTGGCGTCTTCGCGGTCCAATTCTCGGAATGGGAGGCTTGCAGGTTACCCTGACAACGGGGGCAATTACATCGATAGGCATATTTTTTGGGCTCCCACTTGAGTCATCTCTGGCAGTGGGTATGACCCTAGCTCTCTCCTCTACGGCAATTGTACTTCAGACCTTGAACGAGAAGGGACTCATGAAAACCGATGCCGGGCAGAGCGCTTTTTCAGTTCTCTTGTTCCAGGATATCGCTGTCATTCCCATGCTTGCCATTATGCCTTTATTGGCAGTAAAGACTGCCGGAGTGGTAAAGGGAACGGCAGAGGCCCATGGTGGAGGTACAACATGGGTTGAAGGCCTTTCCGGCTGGGGACAAGCCCTTATGGTAGTCAGTGTCATTGCCTTTATCATCATTGCGGGACTTTTCCTGATACGCCCTTTTTTCCGTTATATCGCAAAAACGAGATTAAGAGAACTCTTTACCGCTGCAGCCCTCCTGCTGGTCATCGGTATATCCCTGGTTATGACAAAGGTTGGCTTAAGCCCGGCTCTCGGGACATTCCTTGCCGGGGTTGTTCTGGCTAACAGCGAATACCGTCATGAACTTGAGGGAGATATTGAGCCTTTTAAAGGACTGCTTCTTGGATTGTTCTTTATTGCTGTAGGAGCATCGATTGATTTCACTTTGATTACAGAAAAGCCGGATCTTATAGGTATGCTTGTAGCAGGTCTTATCATCCTTAAACTAGTCATTCTCCTTATTGTCGGCAAAATATTTAAAATCAGACGTGATCATAATGTCCTTTTTGCATTCTCTCTTGCTCAGGGTGGAGAATTTGCCTTTGTTCTCTTTTCCTTTGCCGTACAAAGCCATGTTATCGATAATACCATTGCAAATCCTCTCATTGGAGCAGTGGCCCTTTCAATGGCCCTTACGCCTCTTGCATTGATCGTTAATGACAAATTAATCCAGCCCCGCTTTGGTACTCATGAAAAAGAGGAGATAGAAGCAGACAGCATCGACGAAGAAAATCAGGTTATTATTGCCGGATTTGGGAATTTCGGCAGTATAGTGGGGCGCCTGCTA harbors:
- a CDS encoding NAD(P)H-dependent oxidoreductase; amino-acid sequence: MKKFKNNILILFAHPALQNSRVNRELIKFVTDLDGVTFHDLYELYPDFHIDVKHEQNLLLEKDIIVFHHPLLWFSVPAILREWMDLVLQHMWAYGKTGMALKGKKLFNVITVGGRESLFQHEGYHGNTMIEFLAPIRQASRVCGMDYLPPFVVYGTRTITKEEIKKQGENYQKIILSLRDGTLDLDALQSQQKFNQNIESIITT
- a CDS encoding monovalent cation:proton antiporter-2 (CPA2) family protein, coding for MQEDGLFFQAFVYLSAAVISVPVAKRLGLGSVLGYLIAGFAIGPFGFQLIGEEGQDVMHFAEFGVVMMLFLIGLELQPSLLWRLRGPILGMGGLQVTLTTGAITSIGIFFGLPLESSLAVGMTLALSSTAIVLQTLNEKGLMKTDAGQSAFSVLLFQDIAVIPMLAIMPLLAVKTAGVVKGTAEAHGGGTTWVEGLSGWGQALMVVSVIAFIIIAGLFLIRPFFRYIAKTRLRELFTAAALLLVIGISLVMTKVGLSPALGTFLAGVVLANSEYRHELEGDIEPFKGLLLGLFFIAVGASIDFTLITEKPDLIGMLVAGLIILKLVILLIVGKIFKIRRDHNVLFAFSLAQGGEFAFVLFSFAVQSHVIDNTIANPLIGAVALSMALTPLALIVNDKLIQPRFGTHEKEEIEADSIDEENQVIIAGFGNFGSIVGRLLRANDIGITVLEHDSDRVELLRKLGLKVFFGDASRKDLLHSAGAEKARILILAFNDHGKTIDIVHMVKKHYPHLTIFTRSSGRTEVFELLDEGVHHVYRETFDTSLKVGIDALTSLGFRAYQAQRAARTFRHHDVDATEVLRHVHHDKKTFITLARQRIEDLEQLMLSDLKDAEEHPDTGWDTTYVMKEFGEKNQEKES